In Leisingera sp. NJS204, the following are encoded in one genomic region:
- a CDS encoding HNH endonuclease, protein MTKSESSELGKCIFCKKTVGPFRSVEHIVPESMGNISGRRVLPKGAVCDPCNNYFATKVEGPVLSHISFQNLRAKYMVPTKRGKTPFVRGFAHNTDIEVGMRLNKKTERLEFFAVKESQTAEYERLKRLDAMFVRQNLLVFPMDVDPPQKEMSRFLAKMAFEALFERFCCTVGEQEAYDIISGEHYDRVREWARYGHNFDEWPFHYRAYFPEETLMEHPDTREWVRFGFGYDLLLTGTPETYFVFSYYGHEFAINLGGPAIKGYEEWLGENNHVSFLVEKKGSFVQTVTENGEERHFLVPLIVFPKT, encoded by the coding sequence TTGACAAAGTCCGAGTCTTCCGAGTTGGGAAAGTGCATTTTTTGCAAGAAAACTGTTGGTCCGTTTCGCAGTGTCGAGCACATTGTTCCTGAGTCCATGGGCAATATTTCTGGTCGGCGCGTCCTCCCTAAGGGCGCTGTTTGCGATCCCTGCAATAACTATTTCGCCACCAAAGTCGAAGGACCTGTATTAAGTCACATTTCCTTCCAAAACTTGCGTGCGAAGTACATGGTGCCGACTAAGCGAGGGAAAACGCCTTTTGTGAGGGGTTTCGCGCACAATACTGACATCGAAGTCGGAATGCGCCTTAACAAGAAGACCGAACGGCTTGAATTCTTTGCTGTCAAAGAGAGCCAAACCGCTGAATACGAGCGTCTCAAAAGATTGGATGCTATGTTCGTTCGTCAGAACCTTCTGGTGTTTCCGATGGATGTCGACCCTCCCCAGAAAGAGATGTCTAGGTTTTTGGCGAAAATGGCATTCGAGGCCTTGTTTGAGCGCTTTTGCTGCACCGTCGGCGAGCAAGAAGCGTATGACATCATTTCTGGCGAACACTATGACCGGGTCCGTGAATGGGCTCGATATGGTCATAATTTTGATGAATGGCCCTTCCACTATCGAGCTTACTTCCCCGAAGAGACGTTGATGGAGCATCCTGATACCAGAGAATGGGTCCGGTTTGGGTTTGGCTACGATTTACTCCTGACCGGAACACCTGAAACTTATTTTGTATTTTCGTATTATGGTCATGAGTTTGCGATCAACTTGGGCGGTCCAGCAATCAAGGGCTATGAAGAGTGGTTGGGTGAGAACAATCACGTGAGTTTCCTTGTGGAAAAGAAAGGCAGCTTCGTCCAGACCGTGACTGAGAACGGAGAGGAGCGGCACTTTCTAGTACCGCTCATCGTTTTTCCTAAAACGTAA
- the infA gene encoding translation initiation factor IF-1: protein MAKEDTLEFPGVVKELLPNATFRVELENGHEIIAHTAGKMRKNRIRVLAGDKVQVEMTPYDLTKGRINYRFK, encoded by the coding sequence ATGGCCAAGGAAGATACGCTCGAATTTCCCGGTGTCGTGAAGGAACTCCTGCCTAACGCGACGTTTCGGGTCGAGCTTGAGAACGGCCATGAGATCATCGCGCATACGGCAGGCAAGATGCGCAAAAACCGCATCCGTGTTCTGGCAGGCGACAAGGTCCAGGTGGAAATGACCCCCTATGACCTGACCAAGGGCCGGATCAACTATCGCTTCAAGTAA
- a CDS encoding ribonuclease E/G, which yields MKGRTIILDHIQDREAAALMVDGKLEDFLAESDAPAPGTIYRARADRPVKGQGGMFLTTPDGPAFLRQVKGLAPGLMILVQVSGYAEPGKAIPVTQKLLFKSRYAIVTPEAPGLNISRSIRDEDERDRLLEIAHEEMGESGYGLILRSACAGADSEEIAEDVAAMAALAAQVMQDEGSEPEVLAEGDTPHLLAWRDWVEPADVEREPGGFERLGVLDALDIAQGIREPLPGGAFLFIEPTRALVAVDVNTGSDTSLASGVKANMAAAKVLPRALRVRGLGGQIILDLAPMPKKDRRGFETALRSAFRADSEETVLAGWTNLGHFELQRKRGRIALNEVLK from the coding sequence ATGAAGGGCCGCACCATCATTCTCGACCACATCCAGGACCGTGAAGCCGCAGCACTGATGGTGGACGGCAAACTGGAGGACTTCCTGGCCGAAAGCGACGCCCCCGCGCCCGGCACCATCTACCGCGCCCGCGCCGACCGGCCCGTGAAGGGGCAGGGCGGCATGTTCCTGACCACGCCTGACGGCCCGGCCTTCCTGCGCCAGGTCAAAGGACTGGCACCTGGCCTGATGATCCTGGTGCAGGTCTCCGGTTATGCCGAGCCGGGCAAGGCCATTCCGGTCACTCAGAAGCTGCTGTTCAAGAGCCGCTATGCCATTGTCACGCCGGAGGCGCCGGGGCTGAACATCTCGCGCAGCATCCGCGACGAGGACGAGCGCGACCGGCTGCTGGAGATTGCACATGAGGAAATGGGCGAGTCGGGCTACGGCCTGATCCTGCGCTCTGCCTGCGCCGGCGCGGACAGCGAAGAGATCGCCGAAGACGTTGCTGCCATGGCGGCGCTGGCGGCGCAGGTAATGCAGGATGAAGGTTCCGAGCCGGAGGTATTGGCCGAAGGTGACACCCCCCATCTGCTGGCCTGGCGGGACTGGGTGGAACCTGCTGATGTGGAGCGCGAACCCGGCGGGTTCGAACGTCTGGGCGTACTGGATGCGCTGGACATTGCACAGGGTATCCGCGAGCCGCTGCCGGGCGGCGCCTTCCTGTTCATCGAGCCGACCCGCGCCCTGGTGGCGGTGGATGTGAACACCGGCTCGGACACCTCGCTTGCGTCGGGCGTTAAGGCCAATATGGCCGCCGCCAAGGTCCTGCCCCGCGCCTTGCGGGTGCGCGGCTTGGGCGGCCAGATCATCCTGGACCTGGCCCCGATGCCCAAGAAGGACCGGCGCGGCTTTGAAACCGCGCTGCGGTCCGCCTTCCGGGCCGATTCCGAGGAAACGGTTCTGGCTGGCTGGACCAACCTCGGCCATTTTGAGTTGCAGCGCAAACGCGGCCGCATTGCCCTGAATGAGGTGCTGAAATGA
- a CDS encoding GIY-YIG nuclease family protein: protein MPDQFSPSPGLANFGVQPRDPGYIYLLGAGSRLKIGRSVNRVTRIKQAKTWLPECEVIGVKPFWNHKNVEKYLQLGMDRFWVTGEWYEFEGDEFEDLFLTEFRAFSEQDINRNSIDFIYFMNSTGMSELTLEYSTRKLSKLGFQREETSHSSHRIPLVEGNSQESEP, encoded by the coding sequence GTGCCAGATCAATTTTCGCCGAGTCCGGGTCTTGCGAACTTTGGGGTCCAGCCGAGAGATCCCGGCTACATTTATCTTCTTGGCGCAGGTTCCCGGTTAAAAATTGGGCGCTCTGTCAACAGAGTGACTCGGATTAAGCAAGCTAAAACTTGGCTGCCCGAATGTGAGGTGATCGGCGTTAAACCATTCTGGAACCACAAAAATGTTGAAAAGTACTTGCAGCTTGGAATGGATCGATTTTGGGTCACAGGAGAATGGTACGAGTTTGAAGGCGACGAATTCGAAGATCTGTTTTTGACAGAGTTTAGGGCTTTTAGTGAGCAGGACATCAATAGGAACTCGATCGACTTCATCTATTTCATGAATTCGACCGGGATGAGCGAGTTAACACTCGAGTACTCGACACGAAAATTATCAAAGCTTGGCTTCCAACGAGAAGAAACCTCCCACTCGTCGCATCGCATCCCGTTGGTTGAAGGCAATTCTCAAGAAAGCGAACCGTAA
- a CDS encoding Maf family protein, which yields MAFILGSGSPRRLQLLAQLGVHPDAVRPPEIDETPLKAELPRAYCARVTREKTQAVPAGTEDIVLCADTTVALGRRILGKPRDAGEAAEFLLALSGRRHRVITAVAVRRGGHVWEKDVVSQVKMKNLSDEELNAYLATGDWKGKAGAYAIQGPAGAFIPWISGSFTGIVGLPLSETANLLRAAGLPLYQESAA from the coding sequence ATGGCATTCATTCTGGGATCGGGCAGCCCGCGGCGGCTGCAGCTTCTGGCGCAGCTCGGCGTGCATCCGGACGCGGTGCGCCCGCCGGAAATTGATGAAACGCCGCTGAAGGCTGAGTTGCCACGGGCCTACTGCGCGCGGGTGACACGGGAAAAAACCCAAGCTGTCCCCGCGGGGACAGAGGATATTGTTCTTTGTGCCGACACCACCGTTGCCTTGGGCCGGCGCATACTGGGCAAGCCGCGCGATGCAGGCGAGGCAGCAGAGTTCCTGCTGGCCCTGTCAGGCCGCCGCCACCGGGTGATCACCGCCGTTGCTGTGCGCCGCGGCGGCCATGTCTGGGAAAAAGACGTGGTCAGCCAAGTGAAGATGAAAAACCTCTCCGACGAGGAGTTGAACGCCTATCTCGCCACAGGCGACTGGAAAGGCAAGGCCGGCGCCTATGCCATCCAGGGACCGGCGGGCGCTTTCATACCATGGATCAGCGGCTCCTTCACCGGGATTGTCGGGTTGCCGTTGTCCGAGACTGCCAATCTTTTGCGCGCCGCCGGGCTGCCGCTGTATCAGGAGTCCGCCGCATGA
- a CDS encoding class I SAM-dependent methyltransferase → MHIRTQPVDASIDPKDQYTIPMIAHRFGSWQIAISRKPRAKDDLARHYDAASRNWQHITRRYGLAAAYRKSLVASGVGTALGQIGSRAEVLDCGIGTGALAIALSSILTDPPRVHGIDVSPEMLALCAVEMRRAGLTPDLRRADVLSIPFADASFDLVMAAHVIEHLPEPQHALREMVRVLKPGGMLFVCMVRRSGFGALVQMRWRTWAISEPQGIAWLQACHLENIGSQPVHLGYFAGQASTAFWARRAGEPEQATEIDPAITNRELVS, encoded by the coding sequence ATGCACATCCGCACGCAGCCCGTTGATGCATCGATTGATCCAAAAGACCAATACACAATCCCCATGATCGCGCACCGGTTCGGGTCGTGGCAGATTGCGATCAGTCGGAAGCCAAGGGCCAAGGACGACCTGGCCAGACACTACGATGCTGCGTCACGCAACTGGCAACACATAACACGACGGTACGGGCTTGCAGCGGCATACCGAAAATCGCTGGTCGCATCCGGCGTGGGGACAGCGCTTGGACAGATCGGTTCGCGGGCAGAGGTGTTGGATTGCGGAATCGGAACCGGCGCTCTTGCGATTGCACTGAGCAGCATTCTCACTGATCCTCCCAGAGTGCACGGCATTGATGTGTCGCCTGAGATGCTGGCCTTGTGTGCCGTTGAGATGCGACGGGCAGGTTTGACGCCGGATCTGCGCCGGGCAGATGTTCTTTCGATACCGTTTGCCGATGCGTCCTTTGACCTCGTGATGGCCGCGCATGTGATCGAGCATTTACCGGAACCTCAACATGCGCTGAGAGAAATGGTTCGTGTTCTCAAGCCAGGCGGCATGCTCTTTGTTTGCATGGTGCGGCGATCCGGCTTTGGCGCACTCGTCCAGATGCGGTGGCGGACCTGGGCGATATCGGAACCGCAGGGCATCGCTTGGCTGCAGGCATGCCATCTGGAAAACATCGGGTCCCAGCCTGTTCATCTGGGCTACTTCGCCGGCCAAGCCAGCACCGCATTCTGGGCGCGCCGCGCTGGCGAACCGGAGCAGGCTACTGAAATCGATCCCGCAATCACAAATCGGGAGTTGGTTTCTTGA
- a CDS encoding DNA gyrase inhibitor YacG, with the protein MSCPICGGEMQKTHRPFCSKRCADIDLGKWLTGAYSVPSQDLEDIENALEEAGRAQAPKENPQQTRH; encoded by the coding sequence ATGAGCTGCCCGATCTGCGGCGGGGAAATGCAGAAGACACACCGGCCTTTCTGTTCCAAGCGCTGTGCTGATATCGACCTCGGGAAATGGCTGACCGGTGCCTATTCAGTGCCCAGCCAGGACCTGGAAGACATTGAAAACGCTCTGGAAGAAGCTGGCCGCGCGCAGGCGCCGAAAGAAAATCCGCAGCAAACCCGCCATTAG
- a CDS encoding IS110 family transposase, with protein sequence MKITTRGLDLAKSVFQAHGIDENSKTVLVKRLHRKRMIPFFSKPPPCLIRAEACATAHHCARTLIAMGHEARLMPPSFVKGYVKRGKGDALDAEAICEAVQRPTMRFVPVKTVEQQGILVAHRTRSLLVRQRTMAANALRAHLAEFGLAANPGIANLVKLADRAFAGNDLPSYARRAFEILIRRLAELTEVISMLDRELRGWHAENEASRRLAAIPGVGVGVITATAIAATVTDPGQFRSGRQFAAWLGLTPQQRSTGGKTRLGGIPKQGGRYLRRLLVVGATAVMRHAKRTPSPMTDRVNSLLEKKPFRLVSVALANKLARIAWAILTRGDTCRP encoded by the coding sequence GTGAAGATCACAACGAGAGGGCTTGACCTGGCCAAGAGCGTTTTCCAGGCGCATGGCATAGATGAGAACAGCAAGACGGTTTTGGTGAAGCGTCTGCATCGAAAGCGGATGATCCCATTCTTCTCGAAACCACCGCCCTGCCTGATCCGTGCGGAGGCCTGCGCCACAGCGCATCACTGCGCGCGCACGCTGATCGCCATGGGGCACGAAGCCCGACTGATGCCGCCTTCGTTTGTGAAAGGGTACGTCAAGCGCGGTAAGGGTGACGCACTGGATGCGGAAGCGATCTGCGAAGCGGTTCAGCGTCCAACCATGCGCTTCGTGCCGGTGAAAACGGTCGAGCAGCAGGGTATTCTCGTGGCGCACCGGACCCGCTCACTGCTGGTTCGTCAGCGCACGATGGCTGCAAATGCACTGCGCGCCCATCTGGCCGAATTCGGCCTTGCCGCCAATCCTGGCATCGCCAATCTTGTGAAACTGGCTGACCGGGCATTCGCCGGTAACGACCTTCCGTCTTATGCCCGCCGAGCCTTTGAAATCCTGATCCGGCGACTTGCCGAACTGACCGAAGTGATCAGCATGCTCGACCGGGAACTGCGGGGCTGGCATGCCGAAAACGAAGCCAGCCGCAGGCTCGCGGCCATCCCCGGCGTCGGCGTCGGCGTGATCACCGCAACCGCCATTGCTGCCACTGTAACGGACCCCGGTCAGTTCCGCTCGGGCCGGCAGTTCGCTGCCTGGCTCGGTCTCACACCTCAGCAGCGCTCGACCGGCGGCAAAACCCGGCTCGGCGGCATCCCGAAGCAGGGCGGCCGATATCTACGAAGATTGCTGGTGGTCGGCGCGACTGCCGTGATGCGCCATGCGAAGAGGACACCGTCACCGATGACTGATCGGGTCAACAGCCTGCTGGAGAAAAAGCCATTCCGGCTTGTCTCTGTCGCGTTGGCCAACAAGCTCGCCCGCATCGCCTGGGCGATCCTGACGAGAGGAGACACCTGCCGGCCATAG
- a CDS encoding VOC family protein — translation MIGYVTIGTNNLDRAIEFYDALLATIRIQRLWRHGDMAAWGPSRSETALCLARPFDGLKAGTGNGVMVALKVENEQQVGALHSKAIELGGRNEGSPGPRGEHGVYASYFRDLDGNKLNAYIPAQG, via the coding sequence ATGATCGGCTATGTGACAATTGGAACCAATAACCTGGACAGAGCGATCGAATTCTACGACGCATTGCTGGCGACCATCAGAATTCAGAGACTCTGGCGGCATGGGGATATGGCGGCGTGGGGGCCCTCGCGGAGCGAGACAGCGCTATGTTTGGCGCGCCCTTTTGACGGGCTGAAAGCGGGCACCGGCAATGGTGTCATGGTCGCACTCAAGGTCGAAAACGAACAGCAAGTCGGTGCCCTCCATTCCAAGGCCATCGAGCTTGGCGGCAGGAACGAAGGCAGCCCGGGACCACGCGGCGAGCACGGAGTTTACGCCAGTTACTTTCGCGACTTGGACGGAAACAAATTGAACGCCTACATCCCCGCGCAAGGCTAA
- a CDS encoding DUF2306 domain-containing protein encodes MKVLRKSEWAILLFIVAYSFLPAFGGLFRVLELAGGPAIIPANQRASAMPFPIILHILSSFLFLLLGATQFLPSIRQTHPTAHRVFGRIVAVAGCLSAGSGMWMTHFYDFPASLQGSLLYWVRITLGLLVIAFILWAVLSIRSCNIFQHSALMLRAYAIGQGASTQAFIGIGWMILYGTEATGPLRDAQLGSAWAINLLIAEALIWATLAPKQPAAARNLQEKPLRVGH; translated from the coding sequence TTGAAAGTTCTGCGAAAGTCTGAGTGGGCGATCCTACTCTTCATCGTTGCCTATTCGTTCTTACCAGCATTTGGTGGCTTGTTCCGCGTGCTCGAATTGGCGGGTGGCCCCGCCATCATTCCCGCAAATCAGCGGGCGTCGGCAATGCCCTTCCCAATCATCCTGCACATTCTTAGCAGCTTTCTGTTCCTTTTACTTGGCGCAACCCAGTTCCTGCCAAGCATCAGGCAGACGCATCCGACAGCCCACCGAGTTTTCGGTCGAATTGTTGCAGTGGCAGGGTGTCTTTCGGCAGGAAGTGGGATGTGGATGACGCACTTCTATGACTTTCCGGCTAGCCTTCAGGGAAGCTTGCTCTATTGGGTGCGGATCACTCTCGGCCTGCTGGTGATCGCATTCATCCTCTGGGCTGTTCTTTCAATCCGATCGTGCAATATCTTTCAGCATAGCGCTCTTATGTTGCGCGCCTATGCGATCGGCCAAGGTGCATCGACACAGGCGTTCATCGGCATTGGGTGGATGATCCTATATGGGACAGAAGCGACAGGGCCGCTACGGGATGCCCAATTGGGATCTGCCTGGGCAATTAACCTACTGATCGCCGAGGCCTTGATTTGGGCGACATTGGCACCAAAGCAGCCGGCCGCGGCACGTAACTTGCAAGAGAAGCCACTCAGAGTAGGGCACTAA
- a CDS encoding LysR family transcriptional regulator: MEWQRSAFDWNQARAFLATAEEGSLSAAARALGLTQPTLSRQVAALEDSLGVTLFERTSRALLLTQAGTQLLEHFRSMGEAANRIAIAATGQSEAVTGHVAIACTNGMATFYLPEILKKLQAQAPDLQIEIIASNEISDLRRREADIAIRHSRPQDENLFAKRLKDTTAHLFASSDYLEAVGRPSNPADIAKLQFVGAEYPEHMLGMMASRGLNLTVANFNYSTASVTMALELMRAGLGIGVLPIDVGAAHPELEDAYPDFEPIEIETWLVAHRELRTNLRIRLVFDLLADCLARK; encoded by the coding sequence ATGGAGTGGCAAAGATCAGCTTTTGACTGGAACCAGGCGCGGGCATTTCTTGCCACCGCTGAGGAGGGATCGCTGTCTGCTGCCGCGCGGGCGCTTGGGCTGACGCAACCCACGCTCAGCCGACAGGTCGCCGCGCTCGAAGACTCGTTGGGCGTGACACTGTTTGAGAGGACATCACGCGCGCTGCTGTTGACCCAGGCAGGGACGCAATTGCTTGAGCATTTCCGGAGCATGGGCGAGGCTGCGAACCGTATCGCAATAGCGGCGACCGGCCAGTCCGAGGCAGTGACGGGGCATGTGGCCATCGCCTGCACCAATGGAATGGCGACTTTCTATCTTCCGGAGATACTCAAGAAGCTTCAGGCCCAGGCACCAGACCTTCAAATCGAGATTATCGCGTCCAATGAGATAAGCGACCTGCGACGACGAGAGGCGGACATTGCGATCCGGCACTCCCGCCCGCAGGATGAAAACCTTTTTGCCAAACGTCTGAAGGACACGACCGCACATCTATTTGCGTCGTCAGACTACCTGGAGGCGGTTGGCCGCCCTTCCAATCCGGCTGATATTGCAAAGCTGCAATTCGTGGGGGCTGAGTACCCCGAGCACATGCTGGGAATGATGGCCTCGCGCGGTCTCAATCTGACTGTAGCCAATTTCAACTACTCCACCGCAAGTGTGACCATGGCTCTGGAATTGATGCGCGCAGGGCTGGGAATCGGGGTGCTGCCGATAGATGTGGGTGCGGCACATCCGGAACTGGAGGACGCTTACCCTGACTTTGAACCAATAGAGATAGAAACCTGGCTCGTCGCGCACCGCGAACTAAGGACCAATCTCAGAATACGACTGGTGTTCGATCTGTTGGCGGATTGTCTGGCTAGAAAGTAG
- a CDS encoding DUF1328 domain-containing protein gives MLNWALIFLAVAIIAGIFGFGGIASASAGIAQILFFIFLVLFALALILRVIRGASR, from the coding sequence ATGCTCAATTGGGCTCTCATTTTCCTAGCCGTTGCCATCATTGCCGGCATCTTCGGATTTGGCGGCATCGCTTCGGCCTCCGCTGGGATCGCACAGATCCTGTTCTTTATTTTTCTCGTGCTGTTTGCACTAGCGCTGATCCTGCGCGTAATTCGCGGCGCCTCCCGCTGA
- a CDS encoding calcium-binding protein, whose amino-acid sequence MYGADYTTNSGNTVYKWNPNSGDTLVNGSVAIDAGGNKIFATIWDGGGVDTYDLSAYSSNLSIDLNPGESSSFSSSQTASLGNGNLASGNIYNALLHEGDERSLIENAIGGSGNDLITGNDAGNELRGGNGNDTLKGAGGDDLLLGNQGEDSLRGGNGNDTLNGGWDNDTLKGGDGGDELLGGLGDDKLFGEEGNDSLTGGSGTDTLYGGANGDTLDGGNGGDLLIGGEGNDVYWVNSGADTVRETSGEGQDLVNSSVSFDMRDHSQHIEDLVLTGTGNVDGRGNGKNNELTGNDGNNDLNGGSGNDSIFAGDGDDTVSGGNQGDYIKGNEGNDILDGDGGNDILIGGYGNDTLSGGSSNDELIGSVGNDSLLGGGGADTLSGGGNNDYLRGGDGSDILTGGGGSDTFEFKKGNDSVQVTDFGNGNDTLVLSSFGFSSEQDALSHAREVSGDVLFDFGNGDNLTLLDLQLQDLNGNISIL is encoded by the coding sequence ATGTATGGCGCAGATTACACCACCAACAGCGGCAACACGGTCTACAAGTGGAACCCCAACTCCGGCGATACGCTGGTCAATGGCAGTGTCGCGATTGACGCAGGCGGCAATAAGATCTTTGCCACGATCTGGGACGGCGGCGGCGTCGATACCTATGATCTCTCGGCTTACTCCAGCAACCTGAGCATTGATCTGAACCCGGGTGAATCCTCCAGCTTCAGCTCGTCGCAAACCGCCAGCCTGGGGAATGGAAATTTAGCCAGCGGCAATATCTACAACGCATTGCTCCATGAAGGTGATGAACGCTCGCTGATCGAAAACGCCATTGGCGGCTCCGGCAACGATTTGATCACCGGCAATGACGCCGGTAACGAGCTGCGCGGCGGCAACGGCAATGACACGCTGAAAGGAGCTGGCGGCGATGATCTCCTTTTGGGAAACCAGGGCGAGGACAGCCTGCGCGGCGGCAACGGCAATGACACTTTGAACGGCGGCTGGGATAACGATACGTTGAAGGGCGGGGACGGCGGCGATGAATTGCTGGGGGGCCTTGGCGATGACAAGCTCTTTGGCGAGGAAGGGAACGACAGCCTGACGGGCGGCAGCGGCACGGACACGCTTTATGGCGGCGCCAATGGCGATACGCTGGACGGCGGCAATGGCGGGGACTTGCTGATCGGCGGCGAGGGCAACGATGTGTATTGGGTGAACTCAGGCGCTGACACCGTGAGAGAAACCAGCGGCGAGGGGCAGGATCTTGTCAATAGTTCCGTCAGCTTTGATATGCGGGACCACAGTCAGCATATCGAGGACCTGGTTTTGACGGGTACGGGCAATGTTGATGGCCGGGGCAACGGCAAGAACAACGAATTGACCGGAAATGACGGCAACAATGATCTGAACGGGGGATCGGGCAATGACAGCATCTTTGCCGGAGATGGTGATGATACGGTGTCCGGTGGCAATCAGGGGGACTACATCAAAGGGAATGAAGGGAACGACATTCTTGACGGGGACGGCGGCAACGACATTCTGATAGGCGGATATGGTAACGACACACTGTCGGGCGGAAGCAGCAACGACGAGCTCATTGGCAGTGTCGGCAATGACAGCCTGCTTGGCGGCGGCGGTGCGGACACCCTGTCCGGCGGCGGCAACAACGATTATCTCCGGGGCGGTGACGGCAGCGACATTCTGACCGGTGGCGGCGGCAGTGACACCTTCGAATTCAAGAAGGGCAACGATAGCGTGCAGGTTACTGACTTTGGCAACGGTAATGACACGCTGGTCCTGAGCAGCTTCGGGTTCTCGTCCGAGCAGGATGCGCTGAGCCATGCCCGCGAGGTGTCGGGAGATGTGTTGTTTGATTTCGGCAATGGCGACAACCTCACACTGCTGGACTTGCAGTTGCAGGACCTGAACGGCAATATCAGCATTCTATAA